A window of Sorex araneus isolate mSorAra2 chromosome 3, mSorAra2.pri, whole genome shotgun sequence genomic DNA:
GTATGAAATGCTTGGGGCATgagggactgggggggcaggagaggataTCTCCATAGAGATCCTGGCCCAcaaggagggtgggagaggggggtggtctcctgggtctcctgagcactactgggcagCCTCAGTTCTTGGTGCGCAGGACTTGCTCGTGGCTGGACACCACCTTGCCGTCGTGCACGTCCATGACCTTTGTGCGGATCTGGCGGCTGGAAGAGGTCACtggggaagaggaaagagggtgtTAGCAGCTGTGGTTGGGCAAGAAGAGACCAGAGTGGGGAGCTAAAGGACTCGGGGCACTTAGAACTGCCATGATCTAAGCAATGATCCCTGCGGCCATGGTGGCACCCAGAACTAAGCCCATCCCATTGGTAGGTTTCCTTCAGAGTAGATGCCCCGTGTTGGGGGACAGGGTATGTCCTGGGCTGAAGCTTTGGAGTGGACCCAAACTGTCGGGTCATCCTGATAGAGCAGAGAGGGGCTCTGTCCATGGTGCTGACCTCAGAACCATGGGGTCTGCTGAGGACAGACAAGCTAGAGGCAGAAGCCACCAAAGATTTAAAAAGTTCCTTCTACACAATGAGTTATGTGGACGATTTTGGAGAAGGTCCTTGCTCTGCTCCCTTCCCGAGAAGCTCTGGTGCAACTCAAGATTTTCGGGAAGACAGGATGGCCTGAAGACCAGGGTGGAGGAAGAGACTTACCGTCTCTGGATGACTGGGAGCCAGAGGAGAACTGGGCAGACGAGAGGCTGTGAAGACAAAAAAGAGGAGCTCATTCGATCATTAGctcatggtggggggtgggggtagtgtgAATCATGGTGATGGATGGGCAAGGCGGGCCCCCCACTCACTGGGCGTCCTCGCCCTCCAGCAGGCGGCGGTAGGTGGCGATCTCCTGCTCCAGCCGAGACTTCACGTCCAGCAGGATcttatactcctggttctgctgctCCATCTCGCAGCGCAGCTGGGCCAGCTGCTCCTCCACGTTGCCGATCAGGTCCTGGAtctgggacagctgcatgcagtAGCGGCCCTTGGTCTCCTCCAGGCTGTTCTCCAGGGAAGCTTTCtgtgagggagggaaagaggatcAGAGGTCAGCATGACTGGTCCTTCCCCTTCCCATGTCCTGGGCATGCCCGCGGTATGGcagtgcccctcaccccccaccccatcctggaCATGCCCACAGTATGGCAGTGCCCCTCACCATGCTGAGCTGGGACTGCAGCTCGATCTCCAGGTTCTGCACGGTGCGCCGGAGCTCAGAGATCTCGCTCTTGCCGCTCTGCACCAGCTCGCTGTTGGTGGACACCTCtcggttcagttcctccgtctgCAGGGGAGAAGACTCATTCAGGCAAGGCCGATCCTGGGAGACGACTCTGCGGGGACCCTTCCGCCCTGGGCAACACCCACCTTGCTGAAGAACCAGTCCTCGGCGTCCTTGCGGTTCTTCTCGGCCATCTTCTCATACTGTTCACGCATCTCGTTCAGGATGCGGCTCAGGTCAATGCCGGGAGCGGCGTCCATCTCCACGTTGACGTCTCCGCCCACCtggcctctcagagagctcatcTCCTGGACGGCGAAGGACAACCACCGTGAGAAGCCTCATGCTGGCAGCCCACAAAGGGGCCCTTCAGAAACGTGCTCCGGGCTGGACACGGCCCCTCCGCTGTCCTAccgcctcctcttccctcccagcTTAGCTTCTAAGCTGGCTTTTTCCCGCACGCCCTCACCTCCTCGTGGTTCTTGCGCAGGTAGGCCAGCTCCTCCTTCAGGCTCTCGATCTGCATCTCCAGGTCGGCCCTAGCCAGGGTCAGTTCGTCCAGCACCCGGCGCAGGCCGTTGGTGTCAGCCTCCACGCTCATGCGCAGGTTCAGCTCCGTCTCGTACCTGGAACAAGCCACGAGAAAAGGCGTGAGATGCCCATTCTGGCCACACTACAGGCTTTGTTCTCCTCCCCCTGCAGCTTCTTCCCATAGCTGGCAGCTTGTGGGCGGTGTGGGAGCCAAGCATGAGCTCGGCGAGGTCGGACACAGTGCCCATTGAGTGCTCAGACCTGAACATTcctggggggagggcaggcacTCCGCGCCTCATCCTGCAGCGGTATCAGGGGAGGGGAGATGCTTTCACTTGGGCCAGCCAATAGCACACAAGACTTCCAACTATggctccctcctggtggggcgcGGCAGAGCACCTGTCCCTCAAGCCATGTTTCCCAGACCTGGCTGCGTGACAGAATCACCCAGAAGCCTGTGCAAAATGGTTGAATCACAATGCTGGGGTGGCTCCCAGGACTCCGGCATTTTTACAAGCACCCTGAGGGGCTTGCACACTGCCATCCTGGCACTCTAAAAGTGCCCCACCTTAGGccctggaatgatagcacagtgggtgggatgtttgccttgcacacggttaacctagggttcaattccctggcatcccatagggtcccccgagcactggcaggagtaattcctgagtgaaaagccaggagtaacccctgagcaacaccgggtgtggcccagcaacaaaaaagaaagaaagaaagaaagaaagaaagaaagaaagaaagaaagaaagaaagaaagaaagaaagaaagaaagaaagaaagaaagaaagaaagaaagaaagaaagagagagagagagagaaagaaagagagagagagagagagagaaagaaagaaagaaagagagagagagagaaagaaagagagagagagagagagaaagaaagaaagaaagaaagaaagaaagaaagaaagaaagaaagaaagaaagaaagaaagaaagaaagaaagaaagaaagaaagaaagaaagaaagaaagaaagaaagaaagaaagaaagaaagaaagaaagaaagaaagaaagaaagaaagaaagaacatttgaaaaactaaagtgccccaccccagggaggcagcCCCCAGAGTGACCCACCCCAGAGAGGCAAGTTGCATGGCCGTCACCCCTGACTCACTTGGTGCGGAAGTCGTCAGCCGCAAGGCGGGCATTGTCGATCTGCAGCAGGACGTTGGCATTGTCCACAGTGGCCGCGAGGATCTGCAGGTGGGAGAAAGGGGGCATGGGTCAAACAGATGGCAGCAGCCTGTCTTCCCTGCAGCCAGCACCAGGCATTTGCCGTCCTGCTCCTGCTAGAGTGACCCCGGGGGCTTGCCTTGGCCCAGCAAGATCTCCTCCCACAGCCACAGCTGTTAGAGGGTCCCTCGCATGGTCCAGCTGTGACCCAGGACAGCTGACTGGTGCTCGGCAGAGAAGGAGCAAGGAGCCCCAGCCACAGAGTCAAAAGCTTTCACATCCGGTTCCTCTTCTACCCCCAGTCTTGCTGAAAAACCTGAGCAGGCTCTCAGGTTCTTGGGTTCACCACCTGCTAAGCAGAGGAGAGATCTAAAGCTCTCCAGATGCCGTCCCTGAtctgctctctgtgtgtgtgtgtgtgtgtgtgtgtgtgtgtgtgtgtgtgagccagtCCTGCTGACCTCCGCGTGCACTAGCACTGCTCCCTCCCAAGCTCATAGGACAAGGGACCCCCAGTGGGACTTTTCCAGCTGGCACTGTGAAACACAACAGATCGGAAGAGATCTGTCCAGAGAACCCTGTACTGACGGAGTTCCCGCCTTTCTCACCCAATCACCCTAATCCTCACCAGGCAGCCCTGCCAGACAGCCAGGGCTGCCAGGGGCACCAGCCCACCAGGCTCCATCCTGGGCAGGGCACCTGAGGTagaccctccacccacccacccaccaccagctAAGGGGAGGGACCAACTCGTGCCCCTCGGACTCCTGGGCGTCGCCTGCCAGACAGCTCAGGTGAATAAGCTAATGAGCGGTTTGGGCGTCAGCCCGGGTCCCGTTAGTGCTGCCCCTCCCTTCCCGGCACCCAGGACAGGTAGCTGCGTCCCgtggggggcaggtgggccgGAAGGGTTGGCTCCTCCATGCATGGCCCAGGACAGGGCACAGCCCCTCTAGAAGCTTCCACGTCCCCCTCTGTAAATTAGCAGGCAGGTAATTGACACTGAACTTAGGGGTCTGGAGAGCCGAGCCCAGGAGTGTCTGTCTGAGCTGAGCACGGGAGGGGAGGCAGCTCCCCGCTGACCAGATCTACTGGGGTGTCCAGGGCCAGAAGAACAGGTGTGGGGCCAGAGTCCGGGGGCCTAAACACGCCCGGGGCCGGAAATGCCCACCGCATCCCGTCCCCAACCAGGTCCCAGCCCCCACCTTGCTGCGCAGCTCCTCGATGGTCCGGAAGTAGGGGCTGTAGTCCTTGCTCTCCTGCGGACGCTGCTTCTGGTACCAGTCTCGGATCTTCACCTCCAGGTCGGTGTTGGCCTCCTCCAGGGCCCGCACCTTGTCCAGGTAGGAGGCCAGGCGGTCGTTGAGGTTCTGCATGGTCACCTTCTCGTTCCCGGAGAGGAGACCATCGCCACCACCCAGGCCCCCACCGAAGCCTCCGCCGAAGCCACCACCGAAGCCACCGCCCAAACCTCCACCGAATCCTGCACCCAGGGCCCCGCcgaagctgctgctgctgctgaagcCGCCGCCATAGCCGCCCCCCATGCCGCAGGCCCCCCCAGAGGAGAAGCGGGAGGAGGACATGGTCATGCCCCCGTAGGCGCTGGGTGCCCGGCAGGCGCCCCCGGCCAGGACGGACGACATGCGGCTGGAGCCCCCGCCGATGCCGCAGGAGCCCCCGCCGATGTTGCAGGAGCCCTTCATGGAGCTGGAGGAGAACTGGCGGCTGCAGGAAGTCATGGTGCTGAGAGCGAGCGGGCGAGCGAGCAGAGAGCGAGCGGAGAGCGAGAGAACGAGGTATGATCGTGCTCAGGGGAGCGGAGGAGGCTGTGGTGCTTTAAaccccggggagggggccgggcctgGCCTCCTCCGGCCCCCTTGGCTTTCATCAGCCACAGGCAGCGCCAACTCCCATCCAGGCCCCTCCTCACCTTCGCCTCGTCATGTCTGTCATATTTTACTGGAAACTCATTGTTTGGGGTGTTTAGGGTTTCCAGTCCCGCCAGGCGTGATTCATTCAGGAGGAGTGGGCCTGCGGCTACACTTTCCCATGGGCCCCCGAGTCCGGGTGCTGGCAGCACCAggtggcagggagcagggcctaTCTGCACCCCAAACCTAGTGACCCACTCGCGTCCTATGAGCTAACCGGGCCTCTGGCATTAGCCCCTGACCCCAGCTGGCACCTGGCTCCAGGCATGTATGCAGGAGCCAGGGATGCGTCCTCAGCTTTGCCACACCCGGGGGACAAAGTGagttccccaccccacccgtgTGACCGGGAGCCGGGGTCAGGAGGCTGCCCCTGCTCAGAGACTACCCCGCCAGACCCGCGCTCCGGCTGCCCGGGAAACCTCCTTTGGAAAGAAGCCTCGGACTCTGAGAATCCTTCCCCAGGCCTGCGCTCCCATCTGGCTAGCCCACACCCCGCCGCATCCAGCTCTGCCTTTGTCACCTGTGTCACCCGGGACGGATGTGTGTCTgcaccttgtttattttctttttcatctgtaaaagtgGGAGCAGAAGCTGACCGCAGCCTGCCCAGAGTTCCCCGTGGCTGAGCACCCGAGGGGGCACTTGGGAAGTGGGTAGGGCCTTGAGTCTGGGTCCAATTATCAGAACCCAGGCGGTATGCCTGGGCAGGTGGTGCCGAACCCCAAAGCAGGCTGGAAGGGTCTTCGTGGAAGGGGCCCTTTGCAGACCTGGCCCAAGAGGAGTACTGGGGGATTagggaaagggggggaggggctgacaTTGGGGATCCCAGCAATTCCCAAGGGTCCCTAACTCCTAGGCTCTCTAGGGCCCCAGCAATCCGTTTGCTCCTGGATTGGGAGTTTCACCCAAAACCTCAGTTACCCTCCAAAATTTCCTCCAAAGACACCCCCCTGCGGCTCCACCCACTCCtgccagcccctcagccctgcgGACCCTGAGGGCAGGTCGGGAGGAATGTGGTCTTGTCTGGGGCTGCCTGACACGTCCCATCTCCCCAGACAGGCCCCAACAGCCCCGCTGGCCGCTGCGGCTCTTCCTAGAACCAGCTGCTCACAGAAGGAGAGGGGagccgccctcccggcccctcccacctgccagccccgggggagaggcaggctggggaccacgtgccctccccccagcccgggGTTTAGGAGCTCGGAAGACAATGCTGAGGCCCACTGTGGGCTCCAGGGAGGGTGAGGTGTGCCCCATGAGCCCACAAAGATGTGAGTAAGTGAGGCCCCACCCTGCCCACAGACTCCCCTAATCTCCATCTGGGGGGCAGTTCCCCCCACCGACCGCCCTGCAATTTCCCTGTgaaaggcagggagtggggagggcctGAGGCTGCTGGTGATGGCAGTCTgttgcggggtgtgtgtgtgtgtgtgtaggaggggtACTCAGCAGAGAAAAATGCAGCACCCAGAGGGATCAGGGGTGCAGAGCCCAACACCTGCCTGGCTCTGGGGCTACCACCCCAGAGGGACCTGGGGGGGTGGGAGCATGAGACCAGGACAAGCTCTCCTTTTACAGGGCAAGGGCAAAGAGGCCCCTCCTCATTCCCTCCCAGGGgaaccccaaaagagagagactaGACGGCAGTGAACCCCGTTTAATAAGCCCACACGCAGCCCAGAGGgagccagccctgcccacctccGTGGTCCCAGGGCTGTTCTTCTCCCCCACCAGATGAGCACCCCGACTCTGACCCTGgggtctgccccccaccccatgcctttAGGCCTGTGACCTGGCCTGGGGCCCTTGATGCTGAGGAAAGGCAGCTTCCTGGTGCAGCAGGGGATCATGAAAGGATACTGAtgtctggggggtgggaggacccCCAGCTCCAGACCAACCCAGCAGTCTGTgttgtgggggggagtggggggctttGTCTGGACTGGGCCCAGGACTggcgtgggggaggtggggtgtgaGTCTCCTCAATCAGCCAGACCCAGGCCAACCctaagagaggggtgcagcaccTGGCTGGACACCTGGGTAAGCAATCCTTAAGAGGGGGCCTTGGGACAGTCCAGTCTGAGGAAGGAGACACAGCTCCTACCCTCAAGTCCAGTCTAATGGCGGGGTCTGCAAGAGAAGAAACAGTCATTCAGTATCACTGCTGGGGGCGAGGTTGGGAGGACGACCCGAGGGCTGGAGCCCCAGTTCTATCACCAGACTTCCCTGCATCTTTTCCTGGGGCTGCTGGAACAAAGGACCAGGACAGTGGTTCCCTCACAGAATGGAGGCTCCAAGGAGTCCAAGAGTCAGGGAGTCAGTGGCTACACTCCCCCAAAGGGGCTAGGGGACCCTTCCTTGCCTCTTCCAACTTCTGCTGGCTCCTGGCATCCCTGATCCCTCGACCCCGTGTCTCCAGgtatccttctccctctcctggaAGATCTCAGTGTCCCCTGCATCCCTGAGGGCTCCCCTCACCTCCTACCACAGAGGCCCTCTTACCAAAGAAAGCCACAACCAGAGCTCCTGGGGGGCCATGAGCGGTGGGCGCTGGGGTGGAAGGGGGTCACAGTTCTGTGCTCTCAACTGCAGAGGCGGCCGCGGTGAAAAGTGAGCACAGAGATGGTTGCAGTATGACGGGGCTTGGCCAGCCAGGAGCTCCTACAGCAGCCTCCCGCTCAGCCTATCCTTTGGGAATGATTCCGTTCATTCTTCCCACAGCCTGGCATCTGGGGCTCCTTCCCAAATCCACAGTGGCTTTGGGAGAAAagtttggtttgttgtttttttttctatttggaaaCAGTTTTACTTTCAGGAAAAGTTGCAGAAATAGAACTTGAgaacgggtagggcacttgccttgcatgcggccggacccgggttcgatttccagcatcccatatggtcccctgaacaccgccaggagtaattcctgagtgcagagccaggagtatcccctgtgcatccctgggagtgacccaaaaagaaaaaaataataaaatttaaaataaaataaaataaaaagaaagagttgcAGACATTATACCCTGCTTCCCCTGCTAAGAACAGGTGCCAATACACACAGTTCATTTACCAAAACCAGGGGATCAACCTGGGCCCAATACTGTGGATTCAGGACACACTTTCTCCAACACCTTCTGGGTACCCCACAAGTACCTACTCCACTGTGGAATCCAGATTCCTTGCCCTCTCGTCTCCTCCCAAGCTTGAcagtgtctctgtccctgtctcaaAGGGCCTTGCTCCACTCCTGAGTCCTGGTCACACagacaatacagtggggagggtgcttgccctgcacgctgcAGCTGGCCTGCATTCTATTCTCagcactccatctggtccccaagctctccaggactagtccccgagctcagagccagaaataaccctgagcaccccggggccAGGGCCTGTTGCAGAAGTTTCCTCAGCTATGAGCAGAACCTTTTAAGGCTCAGGTCCAAGTCACTGGAAAGGTCCCTCTTGCCACCGGGGAAGGTGATGGTTGCCAGATTCCTCCACCGATTCCTGCTGAAATCCATCAGTACCTAAGCAGTGGCCAGTGCCTGGGGAAGGTGacgtctctctgcttctctccccaggAGCTCCTGGCACCACGGGGCCCTACATCCAGGAAGGCTTGAGGGGCTGTGGCCTTGGGGAGAaactgctgggggggaggggtcccaGGCCCAGGAGAGAACATCTCTTGCCCAAAGCCAGATTAGACGTCCTCAAACTCTCTTTATGATTCTGCCCTTCCAGAAACACCCGGTATTTCTCCAGTGGTTGAAATTCCTTCCTTTCGGTctccttggttttgtttttagaccacacctgtcagtgctcggggactattcctggctctgtgctcaggagtgagccctggcggtgcctgggagaacatgtgtggtaccaggaattgactataatgaaggcaaatgccttaacatcCCTGCTCCCAggcacgcgcgcacacgcacacacacacacacacacacacacacacacacacgcacgcacatgcacacacatgcacacacagacaccaggGCTCTCTCTGGCTTCATTGCTGACATTTCAAgcctttcctcctcccacccaACCCTGAGTCGAAAGGAGGAGACAGTGGTCAGGTCCTTCCCGTGTCACCCACTCTAGGGTCCAGAGAGGTCAGAGTCAGGTGTCCAGCTGAAGCCCACCTCGTGATCCTGAGAGCCCCCAAGGGCACCCCAGCCTGGGCACCCCTCTCCTCCTAGCTGAGTCCTGAGagctctgccccgccccctccactccccaccgaGCCCCCACTCCGTATGCTGGGGGGTAAGATCTCCTGACCCCCTGACAGCTACAGGGAGCCTCCCCAGGCCGGGGTGCCCTTTCCCCTAGGAAGCTCTGCCACCCTGGGCTCCCAGCGGGGCCTGCCTATCTGGGGCCCATGCCTCGTGGGAGGCCGTCAGGTGCTGGAGCAGAGGGAACAGACATCGCACCCCACATGCCAGACGCGGAAGGCTCAGCGGCTGAACTTCCCAAAGTTCAGAGTAAGGAGGCAGCTCAGCTGGGGTCTGCCCCAGCTCTGCAGGTTGCAAGCCTCACTTCTCTGTAGCAGGTTTCTATAGTCATTTAgaccagtctctctctctctctctctttttttttttggccttttgggtcacacccagtgatgttctggggttactcctggctttgcactcaggaatcagtcctggcagtgctcgggggaccacatgggatgccgggaattgaacccaggtcggtgcatgcagagcaaacaccctacccgctgtagtatcactctggccccataaaccaatctctttctttattttttggggggaggagaatCCCAAGTCGTGATCAAGAAGactgggggcccctcctggcaattctacacccagcagtgcagacTGTAAGGTTCAAAGCTTGGGCCCTGCATGATCGTGCCAGTGCTGGAGCCACCAGGGACACCCACTCGTGTTCACGGAACCATTCACTGGCAGGTGGCGAACCCTGGGCCTTTGCATGCCAGGCCTGGGCAATCTTCCATGCCCTAAGACCTGCCTCTTAACTTCACAGCTGGAACACTGAGACTGAGTGAGGGGAAGGGCTGTGTCCAAAGCCACACAACAAAATTGGCTTTGAAAATGCAGCTCAGGGGGCCGAGAGGTAGGAAGGTGGGTAGGGTATGCAGCCTTGCTGCTGCCAagttgggttcgattcccagaacctcatataTTCCCCAAAGCTCCTGTAGgtatgatccctaagcagagagccaagaataagccctgagcacggtcaggtgtggtccaaaacccaaaaaaatataaaaaaaataaaacacagcctGTGGGTGTTGAGGAAAATAAACATTCCGCATCTCAGAATCATTCTGCTTCTTAAGAGCATGAATTAGGTGGCCAAGGGTCAACAGTAGAGGGATTTATCAACCCTCTGTCTCTCAGacttactgtcatcccgttgctcatcgatttgttcgagcgggcaccagtaatgtctcagaGAGAGCTTCACTCTTCCCACCCTTAATGCCTGCTGTAAACAGCTCCACCCCAAAAACTCTAGTCCCTTCGTTGACCACTCCATGCCCACCCATCTCCCAGCCTCTGTCTAAATGCCCACATCTgtgtcctctcctcctccccaaagCCCTCGCATGGAGGAAGGCCCATTGTGCAGATTTAATATATAATGTTCATTGTGGTTCATTGTGCAGATTTAATATATAATGTCTGCATTCTTGTGGCATAAAGCAGCTGCTTGATgaaggaaaaacagaagaaaaaaggaaggatggaaggaaggaaggaaggaaggaaggaaggaaggaaggaaggaaggaaggaaggaaggaaggaaggaaggaaggaaggaaggaaggaaggaagcgagggagagagagggagggagggaggaaaggaaggagggaggagggagggaggtgggagggaggtgggagtagggtaggagggagaggagggagggaggaagggatcaTGGATATAGAGTTGTGTGGAAAATAGACGGACGGTGGCTGGGCAGGTGGGTGACGGACGGAGGGAAGACGCAGAAAGGGCCATGGTCCCATCCATCCTAGGAAGAAACCTGAGCAGGTGCTAAACCAGCCACAGACAGGAAGACAGCTGTCCCATTGCTCGAGGAACCCCAGCAAGGATTCAAAACACTCTCTAACGGAAACCTGATGCAGCCACGCACAATGGGAGATGCAAAAAGGGTGGATCTGCCTGAACGacacagggcaggggctgggtcctCGGAGCCTCCGAGCtcaggctggaggctggagccTCGGgaaagctctgctcagggagagACGTGGTGAGGCGTGTTTTACGAGGGCCTCTGCGGCGACCGTGTGGATTACGACGTGGGGCAGGCAAAAAAGGAGGACCAGAAGCATCAGGTCAGAGCCTGTCAGCTTGGACCCCGGCTGGCCCCAGACTCCTCCTATCCCCTGAGTATCCCCCCTTctcagccctcccctgcccctagaGTCAGGACAAAGAGCCTTGGGGGTGCCATAAAGTGTCTCTGGCAGAGCAGGTGCTCCTCATGCTCATTTGCTCTAATTATTCTGGTCCAATGGGAGAGGCACATCCCTGGCCCGTGGGGCTGCTGTGCTGCTGGCGGAGGCAGTGCTGGGCGTGCAGCTCTGTGGCTCTGCTCTGCGGCCGGCGGGGCCGGGGAGCCACCAGGTGGGGCGGGTGGCTCGTGGCAGGCTCCTTTCTGGGAAAGAAGGAAGTAGCTAGCTGGGCAAGGTGGAACAGGGCATTCCcaggcaggggtgcggctggGAACTCCTGCGAGGTGAGTCGTGAGTCGGAGGAAAGTCAGCACCTGTCGTGGGAATGGCTGTGTCAGGAGTCCTGGGCCATAGGACATGAGAGAAGGGACAGAAGGAAAGGAGTCCCCGGAATCCTCTACCTGacaggtagagagaaaatgagtaTTTCCACTCATTGGAGGC
This region includes:
- the LOC101555201 gene encoding keratin, type I cytoskeletal 14, encoding MTSCSRQFSSSSMKGSCNIGGGSCGIGGGSSRMSSVLAGGACRAPSAYGGMTMSSSRFSSGGACGMGGGYGGGFSSSSSFGGALGAGFGGGLGGGFGGGFGGGFGGGLGGGDGLLSGNEKVTMQNLNDRLASYLDKVRALEEANTDLEVKIRDWYQKQRPQESKDYSPYFRTIEELRSKILAATVDNANVLLQIDNARLAADDFRTKYETELNLRMSVEADTNGLRRVLDELTLARADLEMQIESLKEELAYLRKNHEEEMSSLRGQVGGDVNVEMDAAPGIDLSRILNEMREQYEKMAEKNRKDAEDWFFSKTEELNREVSTNSELVQSGKSEISELRRTVQNLEIELQSQLSMKASLENSLEETKGRYCMQLSQIQDLIGNVEEQLAQLRCEMEQQNQEYKILLDVKSRLEQEIATYRRLLEGEDAHLSSAQFSSGSQSSRDVTSSSRQIRTKVMDVHDGKVVSSHEQVLRTKN